The following are encoded together in the Halopseudomonas salegens genome:
- a CDS encoding acyl-CoA thioesterase: MNWDLPKPFTLDIQVQADDIDELGHANNASYVRWLERCAWQHSQSLGLGVVEYRELDRAMAVVRHEIDYLAAAYAGEKLTMATWIVRWDKKLRMTRHFQLCRQSDGLTLLRAATTFACIELSSGKPKRMPPVFIEVYAKGVVADDALPKA, translated from the coding sequence GTGAACTGGGATCTACCCAAGCCCTTTACCCTCGACATTCAGGTGCAAGCGGACGATATCGATGAACTCGGGCATGCCAATAATGCCAGCTATGTGCGCTGGTTGGAGCGTTGCGCATGGCAGCATTCACAATCACTCGGACTGGGGGTGGTGGAGTACCGTGAACTGGATCGTGCTATGGCTGTGGTGCGGCATGAAATAGACTATCTGGCGGCTGCCTACGCGGGTGAAAAGCTGACCATGGCAACCTGGATCGTTCGCTGGGACAAGAAATTGCGCATGACCCGACATTTTCAGTTGTGCCGTCAGTCGGATGGTTTGACGCTGTTGCGCGCCGCCACTACTTTTGCCTGCATTGAGCTGAGTAGCGGTAAACCCAAGCGCATGCCGCCGGTGTTCATCGAGGTGTACGCCAAAGGGGTGGTTGCCGACGATGCGCTGCCCAAGGCATAA
- a CDS encoding electron transport complex subunit E, whose product MAETNAKAITADGLWHNNPGLVQLLGLCPLLGVSSTTVNALGLALATMLVLTGSNILVSLIRHAVTPAVRLPAFVMIIAALVTITELLMQAFTYELYQILGIFIPLIVTNCTILGRADAFASKNAILPSALDGFMMGVGFGLVLIVLGMLRELVGYGTLFASMDLLLGPWAADWTLVVFPNYKDVLFVILPPGAFVFMGLLIALKNTIDSQIKQRQAAKAAAPVVGSKRVRVTGTVG is encoded by the coding sequence ATGGCCGAGACTAACGCCAAAGCAATCACCGCCGACGGCCTCTGGCACAACAACCCCGGGCTGGTTCAGTTACTCGGGCTCTGCCCGCTGCTCGGCGTCTCCAGCACCACAGTCAACGCGCTGGGCCTGGCGCTGGCTACCATGCTGGTACTGACCGGCTCCAACATCCTGGTCTCGTTGATCCGCCATGCCGTTACTCCGGCAGTGCGGCTACCCGCCTTTGTCATGATCATCGCCGCGCTGGTCACCATCACCGAACTATTGATGCAGGCGTTCACCTATGAGCTGTACCAGATACTGGGGATTTTCATACCGTTGATCGTTACCAACTGCACCATTCTCGGTCGAGCCGACGCCTTCGCCTCGAAAAATGCCATTCTGCCCTCGGCCCTGGATGGTTTCATGATGGGGGTCGGGTTTGGCCTGGTACTGATTGTCCTCGGTATGCTTCGGGAGCTGGTGGGATATGGCACCTTGTTTGCCAGCATGGACCTGCTGCTCGGCCCCTGGGCCGCCGACTGGACACTGGTCGTCTTCCCCAATTACAAGGACGTCCTCTTCGTTATCCTGCCGCCCGGCGCCTTCGTTTTTATGGGCCTGCTGATCGCCCTGAAAAACACCATCGACAGTCAGATCAAACAACGCCAGGCTGCCAAAGCGGCCGCCCCGGTAGTTGGCAGCAAGCGGGTGCGGGTAACCGGAACCGTGGGTTGA
- the rsxG gene encoding electron transport complex subunit RsxG has translation MDNPNTTGSSMLRNGIILGVFAIATVGLIALTQQGTAERIANEQRRVQMSALNEILPHDQHDNDLLDDSFLVDDRRHLNLSRPAEAWRGKQDGDVVAVILPVIAPDGYSGRIDLLVGIRANGDIAGVRVTSHRETPGLGDKIELGKDPWILSFNGTSIEVPAPENWAVRKDGGDFDQFTGATVTARAVVQAVYRSLEYFEQHRAELLNPMAEDTTDGRD, from the coding sequence ATGGACAACCCCAACACCACCGGCAGCTCAATGCTGCGCAACGGCATTATTCTTGGCGTATTCGCCATTGCCACTGTCGGCCTGATTGCGCTGACCCAGCAAGGCACCGCCGAGCGCATTGCCAACGAGCAGCGCCGCGTGCAGATGAGCGCGCTGAATGAAATCCTGCCACACGACCAGCACGATAACGATCTGCTGGATGACAGCTTTCTGGTCGACGACCGCCGCCACCTGAATCTCTCGCGTCCGGCTGAAGCCTGGCGTGGCAAACAGGACGGTGACGTGGTTGCGGTCATCCTTCCGGTCATCGCCCCGGATGGTTACAGTGGGCGCATCGATCTGCTGGTGGGGATTCGCGCCAATGGTGACATCGCCGGTGTACGGGTAACCAGTCACCGCGAAACACCCGGGCTGGGCGACAAGATCGAGCTCGGCAAGGATCCCTGGATCCTCAGCTTCAACGGCACCAGTATCGAAGTGCCGGCCCCGGAGAACTGGGCCGTGCGCAAGGATGGCGGCGACTTTGACCAGTTCACCGGAGCCACCGTTACCGCCCGCGCTGTCGTTCAGGCGGTCTACCGCAGCCTGGAGTACTTTGAACAGCATCGCGCAGAATTGCTGAACCCTATGGCAGAGGACACTACCGATGGCCGAGACTAA
- the rsxD gene encoding electron transport complex subunit RsxD — protein MALARITSPHARGANHTQTIMLWVLAATLPGVAAMTWFFGWGTLINIALASLFAIGFEALILWLRQRPLQFFLRDGSALVTAWLLALALPPLAPWWLVLVAAGCAIVLGKQLYGGLGQNPFNPAMLGYVVVLISFPVEMTAWPAWRGIEQVMPELNATLGFLDALRHVFLPATQVIDGWTLATPLDVVKNNTSLTMDELRAEQPVFGIFAGYAWEWVSLAYLAGGLFLIYKKIFTWHAPVGMLVALFVMSLLFWSGSGSDSNGSPLFHLLGGATMLGAFFIITDPVSGATSNLGRLIFGIGVGVLVYVIRAWGGYPDAVAFAVLLMNLAAPTIDYYTTPRTYGHRKAQRGMGKVD, from the coding sequence ATGGCCCTGGCCCGTATCACCTCCCCCCACGCCCGGGGCGCCAACCATACCCAGACCATCATGCTCTGGGTACTGGCCGCCACCCTGCCCGGCGTGGCCGCCATGACCTGGTTCTTTGGCTGGGGCACCTTGATCAATATTGCCCTGGCCAGTCTCTTTGCCATCGGCTTTGAAGCACTGATTCTCTGGCTGCGCCAGCGACCCCTGCAGTTCTTCCTGCGCGACGGCAGCGCCCTGGTCACCGCCTGGCTACTGGCGCTGGCCTTGCCACCGCTGGCCCCCTGGTGGCTGGTCCTGGTTGCCGCCGGCTGCGCCATCGTGCTCGGCAAGCAACTGTATGGCGGCCTGGGCCAGAATCCCTTCAACCCGGCAATGCTCGGTTATGTGGTAGTGCTCATCTCCTTTCCAGTGGAAATGACCGCCTGGCCGGCCTGGCGCGGGATTGAGCAGGTGATGCCGGAACTCAACGCAACCCTGGGCTTTCTCGACGCCTTGCGCCACGTTTTTCTGCCCGCGACTCAGGTCATTGATGGCTGGACCCTGGCAACCCCGCTGGATGTGGTCAAGAACAACACCAGCCTGACCATGGACGAACTGCGCGCCGAACAACCCGTATTCGGCATCTTTGCCGGCTACGCCTGGGAATGGGTCAGCCTCGCCTACCTGGCCGGCGGCCTGTTCCTGATCTACAAGAAGATCTTTACCTGGCATGCACCGGTCGGCATGCTGGTGGCGCTCTTTGTCATGAGCCTGCTGTTCTGGAGTGGCTCAGGGTCGGATTCCAACGGCTCGCCGTTGTTCCACCTGCTTGGTGGCGCCACCATGCTGGGCGCCTTCTTTATCATCACCGATCCGGTCTCGGGCGCCACCAGCAACCTGGGGCGTCTGATCTTCGGTATCGGGGTCGGCGTGCTGGTCTATGTGATCCGTGCCTGGGGCGGCTACCCGGATGCGGTCGCCTTCGCCGTGCTGCTGATGAACCTGGCCGCACCGACCATTGACTACTACACCACCCCGCGCACCTACGGGCACCGCAAGGCCCAGCGCGGCATGGGCAAGGTCGACTGA
- the rsxC gene encoding electron transport complex subunit RsxC: MTQAIRIWDIPGGIHPEENKHQSTQRGLESVPMPAQLILPLQQHIGAPAEPVVAIGDQVSKGQLLAESSGLISAPLHAPTSGRISAIGPAPYPHASGLEEWAITLEPDGKDSWVECNPVSDFSALDADTLMELIRQAGVSGLGGAGFPTAAKLKARPEQKIHTLIINGTECEPYITADDTAMRYQADKVVSGIEILMHILHPEEVLIGIEDNKPEAIAAMQAAVGDKAMQVISFPTKYPSGGEKQLIQILTGKEVPSGGLPADIGMVCQNIGTLIAVHDAIILGQPLIKRIVTLTGDALQRPTNVEALIGTPIRHLLEYAGLQPDRLYRLVMGGPMMGFTLQSTDAPVIKTSNCLLAGSQQELPPPPPAQPCIRCGLCAEACPAELLPQQLHWFALGKDYDQLKRQHLFDCIECGACAYVCPSSIPLVQYYRAAKAEIREQELQQHKAEHSKQRFEQRQARLQREAEQKERDRQAKAEKAARMKAAKAEAAAAKADDSATPDQASDRSAEPDLARLQAKKTDGLSDEQKQLKIAAATARMALKKAQKQLAANPDNEDLQAQIPTLEQALEQAEQAYQQAIGEQSTQPPAPPAAAADDATKKLKIEAAMLRASLRKAERAAGEQPSAEQQAEIDHLRQQVAEADARLPAASEPARKQAVEKKPVDETARQLKTDMAMAKAAFKKAERALADNTDTSADTIASLEADQVNARQALDAAAKAFAAHMASKETD; encoded by the coding sequence ATGACCCAAGCCATCCGAATCTGGGATATTCCCGGCGGCATTCACCCGGAAGAAAACAAACACCAGTCCACCCAGCGTGGGCTGGAAAGCGTGCCCATGCCCGCGCAGCTGATACTGCCCCTGCAACAGCATATTGGCGCGCCCGCCGAACCCGTCGTCGCTATTGGCGATCAGGTCAGCAAGGGCCAACTGCTCGCCGAAAGCAGCGGTCTGATCAGCGCGCCCTTGCACGCCCCCACCTCAGGGCGCATCAGCGCCATCGGCCCGGCCCCCTACCCGCATGCCTCCGGGCTGGAAGAGTGGGCGATTACCCTCGAGCCCGATGGCAAAGACTCCTGGGTCGAGTGCAATCCGGTCAGTGACTTCAGCGCCCTGGATGCCGACACCCTGATGGAGCTCATCCGCCAGGCCGGCGTCAGCGGCCTGGGTGGCGCCGGCTTTCCCACCGCCGCCAAACTCAAGGCGCGGCCGGAACAGAAAATCCATACCCTGATCATCAACGGTACCGAGTGCGAGCCCTACATTACTGCCGACGATACCGCCATGCGCTACCAGGCCGACAAGGTCGTCAGCGGCATCGAAATTCTCATGCATATCCTCCATCCCGAAGAGGTACTGATCGGGATTGAAGACAACAAACCCGAGGCCATTGCCGCCATGCAGGCCGCTGTGGGTGACAAGGCCATGCAGGTCATCAGCTTTCCGACCAAATACCCCAGCGGTGGCGAGAAACAACTGATCCAGATTCTCACCGGCAAAGAAGTACCCAGCGGCGGCCTGCCGGCCGATATCGGCATGGTCTGCCAGAACATCGGCACCCTGATCGCCGTGCATGACGCCATTATCCTCGGGCAGCCCCTGATCAAACGCATCGTCACCCTCACCGGTGATGCCCTGCAACGGCCAACCAACGTGGAAGCCCTGATCGGCACCCCTATCAGGCATTTGCTCGAATATGCCGGCCTGCAGCCTGACCGGCTCTATCGCCTGGTCATGGGCGGCCCGATGATGGGCTTTACCCTGCAAAGCACGGACGCGCCGGTGATCAAGACCAGCAACTGCCTGCTCGCCGGCAGCCAGCAAGAGCTGCCGCCACCACCGCCGGCACAACCCTGCATCCGCTGCGGCCTCTGTGCCGAAGCCTGCCCGGCCGAACTGCTGCCACAGCAGCTGCACTGGTTTGCTCTCGGCAAGGATTACGACCAGCTCAAACGCCAGCACCTGTTTGACTGTATCGAGTGTGGCGCCTGCGCTTACGTGTGTCCCAGCAGCATCCCGCTGGTGCAGTACTACCGGGCCGCCAAGGCCGAGATTCGTGAGCAGGAACTGCAACAGCACAAGGCGGAACATTCCAAGCAGCGCTTCGAGCAGCGCCAGGCCCGTTTGCAGCGTGAAGCCGAGCAGAAAGAGCGCGATCGTCAGGCCAAGGCTGAGAAAGCCGCGCGCATGAAGGCTGCCAAGGCAGAGGCCGCAGCGGCCAAAGCTGACGACTCGGCGACGCCTGACCAAGCCAGTGACCGTTCGGCCGAACCCGATCTCGCCCGCCTGCAGGCGAAAAAAACCGATGGCTTGAGCGATGAGCAAAAACAGCTCAAGATCGCCGCTGCCACCGCACGCATGGCGCTGAAAAAAGCACAGAAACAGCTGGCCGCCAACCCGGACAATGAAGACCTGCAAGCCCAGATACCTACGCTGGAGCAGGCGCTGGAACAAGCCGAACAGGCCTACCAGCAAGCTATTGGCGAACAAAGCACCCAGCCGCCAGCCCCACCGGCTGCCGCGGCTGACGATGCGACGAAAAAGCTCAAGATCGAAGCCGCGATGCTGCGTGCCAGCCTGCGCAAGGCCGAGCGGGCGGCAGGCGAACAGCCAAGCGCCGAACAGCAGGCCGAGATCGATCACTTGCGTCAGCAGGTGGCGGAAGCCGATGCACGCTTGCCGGCAGCCAGCGAGCCTGCTCGCAAGCAAGCCGTCGAAAAAAAGCCGGTGGATGAAACCGCACGGCAACTGAAAACCGATATGGCCATGGCCAAGGCCGCCTTCAAGAAAGCCGAGCGGGCGCTGGCCGACAACACCGACACCAGCGCCGACACCATTGCCAGTCTGGAAGCAGACCAGGTCAATGCCAGACAGGCCCTGGATGCAGCCGCAAAAGCCTTTGCCGCGCATATGGCCAGCAAGGAGACCGACTGA
- the rsxB gene encoding electron transport complex subunit RsxB, whose product MSVVLTAVLVLLALALLFGGILGFAAIRFKVEGDPIVDQINALLPQTQCGQCGHPGCKPYAEGIANGEPINKCPPGGEATIHALADLLDVEAPPLDAEHGEEKPKMVAYIREDECIGCTKCIQACPVDAILGAAKQMHTVIVDECTGCDLCVEPCPVDCIDMVPLPTTAKNWKWDYPLPATQVIASDRATEASA is encoded by the coding sequence ATGAGCGTCGTACTCACCGCCGTCCTCGTCCTGCTCGCCCTCGCCCTCCTGTTTGGCGGCATTCTCGGCTTTGCCGCGATTCGCTTCAAAGTCGAAGGTGACCCCATCGTCGACCAGATCAACGCCCTATTGCCACAAACCCAGTGCGGCCAGTGCGGCCATCCCGGCTGCAAACCCTATGCCGAAGGTATCGCCAACGGCGAGCCCATCAACAAATGCCCGCCAGGCGGCGAAGCCACCATCCACGCCCTCGCCGACCTGCTCGACGTCGAAGCCCCGCCGCTGGATGCCGAACATGGCGAAGAAAAGCCGAAAATGGTCGCCTATATCCGTGAAGACGAATGCATCGGCTGCACCAAATGCATCCAGGCCTGCCCGGTCGACGCCATCCTCGGTGCCGCCAAACAGATGCACACCGTGATTGTCGACGAATGCACCGGCTGCGACCTCTGCGTCGAACCCTGCCCGGTCGACTGCATCGACATGGTGCCGTTGCCAACGACCGCGAAAAACTGGAAATGGGATTACCCCCTGCCTGCCACCCAGGTTATCGCCAGTGACCGTGCCACGGAGGCCAGCGCATGA
- the rsxA gene encoding electron transport complex subunit RsxA yields the protein MTEFALILISTILVNNFVLVQFLGLCPFMGVSGKLETAIGMSAATTFVLTLAAILSYITFQYILVPLELEFLRTISFILVIAVVVQFTEMVVHKTSPLLYRVLGIFLPLITSNCAVLGVALLNTNRSEQTFMQSATYGFGAAIGFSLILILFAALRERIAIADVPAPFQGAAIGMITAGLMSLAFMGFTGLIRL from the coding sequence ATGACAGAATTTGCCCTGATATTGATCAGCACCATCCTGGTCAACAACTTCGTACTGGTCCAGTTTCTCGGGCTGTGCCCCTTTATGGGCGTCTCCGGCAAACTGGAGACGGCCATTGGCATGTCTGCGGCCACCACCTTTGTGCTTACCCTGGCTGCCATTCTCAGCTACATCACATTTCAATACATACTGGTGCCGCTAGAACTCGAATTCCTGCGTACCATATCGTTCATCCTGGTAATCGCCGTCGTCGTCCAATTTACCGAGATGGTCGTGCACAAAACCAGCCCCTTGCTGTACCGGGTACTGGGCATCTTCTTGCCACTGATTACTTCCAACTGTGCCGTACTCGGGGTCGCCCTGTTGAACACCAACCGCAGCGAACAGACCTTCATGCAATCCGCCACCTACGGATTTGGCGCCGCCATCGGATTCTCCCTGATTCTGATCCTGTTTGCCGCCCTGCGCGAGCGTATCGCCATCGCCGACGTCCCCGCCCCCTTCCAGGGTGCCGCCATCGGCATGATCACCGCCGGCCTGATGTCGCTCGCCTTCATGGGCTTCACCGGACTGATAAGGCTGTAA
- the metG gene encoding methionine--tRNA ligase, whose translation MSTAQPRQILVTSALPYANGSIHLGHMLEYIQTDIWVRYQKLRGNQCIYVCADDAHGSAIMLRAEKEGITSEQLIANVHAEHSADFTDFLVEFDNYYSTHSEENQQLAELIYGRLKEAGHIATRSVTQYFDPDKGMFLADRFIKGTCPKCGAEDQYGDNCEKCGATYEPTELKDPRSAISGATPVLKDSKHFFFKLPEFQAMLKEWTRSGALQDAVANKIDEWLNNELQEWDISRDAPYFGFEIPGEPGKYFYVWLDAPIGYMASFKNLCARRPELDFDTFWGPDSSAELYHFIGKDIVNFHTLFWPAMLHGAGFRKPTGVNVHGYLTVNGQKMSKSRGTFIKARTYLDHLQPEYLRYYYACKLSRGVEDLDLNLDDFIQKVNSDLVGKVVNIASRCAGFIHKGNQGVMVDANPAPELSAAFFAAVPSIGDAYEKRDFSRAMRDIMGLADRANAWIAEQAPWALNKQEGKQAEVQAICSLGINLFRQLIILLKPVMPKLAVAAEDFLNVPALTWDDHQTLLANHQLNAFQPLLTRIEPAKIEAMVAASKEDLAADAAAAAPTNGELDKEPLAAEINFDAFAAVDLRIALIEKAEFVEGADKLLRLTLDLGGPKRNVFSGIKSAYPDPSALEGRLTLYVANLAPRKMKFGVSEGMVLAAGPGGKEIHLLSPDQGAKPGQRVM comes from the coding sequence ATGTCGACTGCTCAACCCCGTCAGATTCTGGTAACCAGCGCCCTGCCCTACGCCAATGGCTCGATTCACCTTGGCCACATGCTGGAATACATACAGACCGACATCTGGGTGCGCTACCAGAAGCTGCGCGGCAACCAGTGCATCTATGTTTGCGCCGATGACGCCCATGGCTCGGCCATCATGCTGCGTGCGGAAAAGGAAGGCATTACCTCCGAACAGCTGATCGCCAACGTGCACGCCGAGCACAGCGCCGACTTTACCGATTTCCTGGTTGAGTTTGACAACTACTACTCGACACATTCAGAAGAAAATCAGCAGCTTGCCGAGCTTATCTACGGACGTTTGAAAGAAGCTGGCCACATCGCCACGCGTTCAGTCACCCAATACTTCGACCCCGACAAGGGCATGTTCCTCGCTGACCGCTTTATCAAGGGCACCTGTCCCAAATGCGGCGCCGAAGACCAGTACGGCGACAACTGCGAAAAATGCGGCGCCACCTACGAGCCCACCGAACTGAAAGACCCGCGCTCGGCCATCTCCGGCGCCACCCCGGTGCTCAAGGATTCCAAGCACTTCTTCTTCAAGCTGCCCGAATTCCAGGCCATGCTGAAGGAATGGACCCGCAGTGGCGCCCTGCAGGACGCCGTCGCCAACAAGATCGACGAATGGCTGAACAACGAACTGCAGGAATGGGACATCAGCCGCGACGCACCCTACTTCGGCTTCGAGATCCCCGGCGAGCCCGGCAAATATTTCTACGTCTGGCTCGACGCGCCGATCGGTTACATGGCCAGCTTCAAGAACCTCTGCGCGCGCCGCCCCGAACTCGATTTCGACACCTTCTGGGGGCCGGATTCCAGCGCCGAGCTGTATCACTTTATCGGCAAGGACATCGTCAACTTCCACACCCTGTTCTGGCCCGCCATGCTGCACGGTGCCGGCTTCCGCAAGCCGACCGGTGTCAATGTGCACGGCTACCTGACCGTCAACGGCCAGAAAATGTCCAAGTCCCGCGGCACCTTCATCAAGGCGCGCACCTACCTGGATCACCTGCAGCCGGAATACCTGCGCTACTACTACGCCTGCAAGCTCAGCCGCGGTGTTGAAGACCTCGACCTCAACCTCGACGACTTCATCCAGAAGGTCAACTCCGATCTGGTCGGCAAAGTGGTCAATATCGCCAGCCGTTGCGCCGGCTTCATCCATAAAGGCAACCAGGGCGTTATGGTCGACGCCAACCCGGCCCCAGAACTGTCCGCCGCCTTCTTCGCCGCCGTGCCCAGCATCGGCGACGCCTATGAAAAGCGCGACTTCTCCCGCGCCATGCGCGATATCATGGGCCTGGCCGACCGCGCCAACGCCTGGATCGCCGAACAGGCGCCCTGGGCACTGAACAAACAGGAAGGCAAGCAGGCCGAGGTCCAGGCCATCTGTTCCCTGGGCATCAACCTGTTCCGCCAGCTGATCATCCTGCTCAAACCGGTCATGCCAAAACTGGCCGTTGCCGCCGAGGACTTCCTCAACGTCCCGGCCCTGACCTGGGATGATCACCAGACCCTGCTGGCCAACCACCAGCTGAATGCCTTCCAGCCATTGCTGACACGCATCGAGCCGGCAAAAATTGAAGCCATGGTTGCCGCCTCAAAAGAAGACCTGGCCGCCGATGCTGCAGCCGCCGCACCGACCAATGGCGAACTGGACAAAGAACCGCTGGCCGCCGAAATCAACTTCGATGCCTTTGCCGCGGTTGACCTGCGCATTGCCCTGATTGAAAAAGCCGAATTCGTTGAAGGCGCCGACAAACTGCTGCGCCTGACCCTCGACCTCGGCGGTCCCAAGCGCAACGTCTTCTCCGGCATCAAGAGCGCCTACCCTGATCCCAGCGCGCTGGAAGGCCGGCTGACCCTCTACGTCGCCAACCTGGCCCCGCGCAAGATGAAATTCGGTGTGTCCGAAGGCATGGTGCTGGCCGCCGGCCCGGGCGGCAAGGAGATCCACCTGCTAAGCCCCGATCAGGGTGCCAAGCCGGGTCAGAGAGTGATGTAG
- a CDS encoding AI-2E family transporter produces the protein MLNGRPEDKSFVVLLIAVSLAFIWLLLPYYSAIFWGTILAILFYPVQRRIADRMPNRPSLAAGISLLLILFIVILPVTLLTASLVRQARSFYEKVKQGDIDFGDYFQQVMDAMPGPLEQLLQRFGLDNLDGLQDYLAQGAEQAGQFIATHALSVGSDTVHFLISFAIMLYLLFFLLRDGKALAGHIRRAAPLSDEHKGMLQDKFTRVVKATVKGNILVAAVQGALGGIIFWILGLPGAVLWGVLMGILSLLPAVGASLIWGPVAIYFLATGDVVKAIVLTSFGAAIIGLADNVLRPMLVGKELKLPDYVVLIATIGGLSMFGLNGFVIGPLIAALFISVWLLFAERREATETAEIGLQLPQQPAISEDNHHEG, from the coding sequence ATGCTGAACGGACGACCCGAAGACAAAAGCTTTGTGGTATTGCTGATTGCGGTATCCCTCGCCTTTATCTGGCTATTGCTGCCTTACTACAGCGCCATTTTCTGGGGCACCATTCTCGCGATTCTTTTTTATCCGGTACAACGACGCATTGCCGATCGCATGCCCAACCGACCCAGTCTGGCTGCGGGTATCAGCCTGCTGCTGATTCTGTTCATTGTTATCTTGCCGGTCACCCTGTTGACCGCATCACTGGTGCGCCAGGCCAGATCTTTCTACGAAAAGGTCAAACAAGGTGACATTGACTTTGGCGACTACTTTCAGCAAGTAATGGATGCCATGCCGGGACCACTGGAGCAGTTGCTGCAACGCTTTGGCCTGGACAATCTGGATGGCCTGCAGGATTACCTGGCTCAAGGTGCGGAACAAGCTGGTCAATTTATCGCCACCCATGCCCTCAGCGTAGGCTCCGACACCGTTCACTTTCTGATCAGTTTCGCCATCATGTTGTACCTGCTGTTTTTCCTGTTGCGCGACGGCAAGGCCCTCGCCGGACATATCCGCCGTGCTGCGCCGCTCAGTGACGAACACAAAGGCATGCTGCAGGACAAATTTACCCGCGTCGTCAAAGCCACCGTCAAAGGCAATATTCTGGTCGCCGCCGTGCAGGGTGCACTTGGCGGCATTATCTTCTGGATTCTCGGCTTGCCTGGCGCCGTACTCTGGGGCGTGCTTATGGGCATACTGTCATTGCTTCCCGCTGTTGGCGCCAGCCTGATCTGGGGTCCTGTAGCCATTTACTTCCTCGCCACCGGTGACGTAGTCAAGGCCATCGTGCTGACCTCTTTCGGTGCCGCCATTATTGGTCTGGCCGACAATGTCCTGCGCCCCATGCTGGTTGGCAAAGAACTCAAATTGCCGGACTACGTAGTCCTGATTGCTACCATTGGCGGCCTGTCCATGTTCGGCCTCAACGGCTTCGTCATCGGCCCCTTGATTGCCGCCCTGTTTATCAGTGTATGGTTGTTGTTTGCCGAGCGTCGCGAGGCCACGGAGACGGCTGAAATCGGCCTGCAACTACCGCAACAGCCAGCAATCAGCGAAGACAACCACCACGAAGGCTGA
- a CDS encoding hotdog family protein — MSFETPLYLCGPLREPRQMLADQEYSGHTSIHDDSMAEKLGFKAGPIEGPTHFSQFAPLLVELWGQAWFERGCFSAHFQNMVVEGEQVRAFVERPAPGATRVRCWAEKADGTPVLEASASLGPDHGETLLDQRMAKLRAPEKLVILADLHVGMTGKQDEPVRMDAEQHMGNLYPFSLKDKLERITENTPWYADPASTPWGSAIIPMEMVSVLAEYSSKLAEFPVKQPVIGLFADQEIRMVDGPLLVGEDYLIRREIVALSESKRTESYWVRSRIYDAQGETLKAEMLLNHATLKHSYPEYEAEANS, encoded by the coding sequence ATGAGCTTTGAAACACCTCTCTACCTCTGTGGCCCGCTGCGCGAACCACGACAGATGCTGGCTGACCAGGAATACAGCGGGCACACCTCGATTCACGATGACAGCATGGCGGAAAAGCTCGGCTTCAAGGCTGGCCCAATCGAGGGCCCAACGCATTTCAGCCAGTTTGCCCCCTTGCTGGTCGAACTCTGGGGCCAGGCCTGGTTCGAGCGAGGCTGCTTCTCGGCGCATTTCCAGAATATGGTAGTGGAAGGCGAACAGGTCCGCGCCTTTGTCGAGCGCCCGGCGCCTGGCGCCACGCGCGTGCGCTGCTGGGCGGAAAAAGCCGATGGCACGCCGGTACTGGAAGCCAGCGCCAGCCTGGGGCCCGACCATGGCGAAACCCTGCTCGACCAGCGCATGGCCAAGCTGCGTGCCCCGGAAAAGCTGGTCATTCTCGCCGACCTGCATGTCGGTATGACCGGCAAGCAGGACGAGCCGGTGCGCATGGATGCCGAACAGCACATGGGTAACCTTTATCCTTTCTCGCTGAAGGACAAGCTCGAGCGTATTACCGAAAACACACCCTGGTATGCCGATCCAGCCAGCACGCCCTGGGGCAGCGCGATCATTCCAATGGAAATGGTCAGTGTTCTCGCCGAATACAGCAGCAAACTGGCCGAGTTTCCGGTCAAACAGCCGGTCATCGGCTTGTTTGCCGACCAGGAGATCCGCATGGTCGACGGCCCACTACTGGTCGGCGAGGACTACCTTATCCGCCGTGAGATTGTTGCCCTGTCGGAAAGCAAGCGTACCGAGTCCTACTGGGTGCGTTCACGCATCTATGATGCTCAGGGTGAAACCCTGAAAGCTGAAATGTTGCTCAATCACGCCACCCTGAAACATTCCTATCCCGAGTATGAGGCTGAAGCCAACAGCTGA